In a genomic window of Struthio camelus isolate bStrCam1 chromosome 20, bStrCam1.hap1, whole genome shotgun sequence:
- the REXO4 gene encoding RNA exonuclease 4 isoform X1: MAEAGAEGPAARKKGKRKKSGRGRGKSAAGAQKGPGAAAPPRSPQEFSSNWKALRELLKQKADSFDEPDSACQKRTGKKRVLKEGNTREGAAINGNGNTVKSKSANKISNCSAKDHPPLVNPKPESTAMDKNSNGTKKDGTGCKEKKKNGNIEKEQGDIKHKRRKAEQHVEQQPKEADIWFDDVDPKDIEAAIGPEAAKVARRNLGLETGRSKESVEQVLVKEKASEGLTRAVAMDCEMVGVGPKGEDSIVARVSIVNQFGKCVYDKYVKPTEEVTDYRTAVSGIRPENIKTGEDFKIVQKEVADILNGRILVGHALHNDLKVLFLDHPKKKIRDTQKYKPFRQRVKNARPSLKLLCERLLNVQVQTSEHCSIQDAQAAMRLYTLEKKRWEAAVKDKSKSKLKKK; the protein is encoded by the exons ATGGCGGaggcgggcgcggaggggcccGCGGCCCGcaagaaaggcaagaggaagaaaTCCGGGCGCGGCCGCGGCAAGAGCGCGGCGGGTGCCCAGaagggccccggcgcggccgcgcccCCTCGCAGCCCGCAGGAGTTCTCGTCTAACTGGAAGGCCCTGCGGGAG TTACTGAAGCAAAAGGCAGATAGCTTTGATGAGCCCGACTCTGCATGTCAGAAACGCACTGGAAAGAAGCGTGTGCTCAAAGAAGGAAATACCCGAGAAGGCGCAGCTATCAACGGGAACGGGAACACGGTAAAATCCAAATCTGCAAATAAGATAAGCAACTGTTCTGCTAAGGACCATCCTCCTTTGGTAAATCCAAAACCCGAGAGCACTGCGATGGACAAGAATTCAAATGGCACCAAAAAGGATGGAACaggctgcaaagagaaaaagaaaaatggcaataTTGAAAAGGAACAGGGCGATATAAAACATAAAAGGAGGAAAGCTGAACAACATGTGGAGCAGCAGCCAAAAGA GGCTGACATCTGGTTTGATGACGTTGATCCAAAAGATATTGAAGCAGCAATAGGACCGGAAGCAGCAAAAGTTGCCAGAAGAAATCTGGGACTTGAAACAGGCCGATCCAAAGAGTCTGTGGAGCAGGTGCTGGTTAAAGAAAAGGCTTCTGAAGG GCTGACAAGAGCTGTAGCCATGGACTGTGAAATGGTGGGAGTGGGACCCAAGGGCGAGGACAGTATTGTGGCTCGCGTGTCCATTGTGAACCAGTTTGGAAAGTGCGTTTATGACAAGTATGTCAAGCCCACAGAAGAGGTGACTGATTACAGAACAGCTGTTAGTGGCATACGCCCTGAGAATATAAAGACAG GAGAGGACTTTAAAATAGTTCAGAAGGAGGTCGCTGACATCTTAAATGGACGGATTTTAGTCGGGCACGCTTTACACAATGACTTAAAG gtCCTATTTCTTGATCATCCTAAGAAGAAAATTCGTGACACACAAAAATACAAGCCTTTTAGGCAGAGAGTCAAG aacgCACGGCCATCACTGAAACTGCTCTGTGAGAGACTGCTGAATGTTCAAGTGCAGACATCAGAGCATTGTTCA ATTCAGGATGCCCAAGCAGCTATGAGACTGTACACCTTAGAGAAAAAGCGTTGGGAAGCTGCTGTTAAGGACAAGTCTAAATctaaactaaagaaaaaataa
- the REXO4 gene encoding RNA exonuclease 4 isoform X2 translates to MAEAGAEGPAARKKGKRKKSGRGRGKSAAGAQKGPGAAAPPRSPQEFSSNWKALRELLKQKADSFDEPDSACQKRTGKKRVLKEGNTREGAAINGNGNTVKSKSANKISNCSAKDHPPLVNPKPESTAMDKNSNGTKKDGTGCKEKKKNGNIEKEQGDIKHKRRKAEQHVEQQPKEADIWFDDVDPKDIEAAIGPEAAKVARRNLGLETGRSKESVEQVLVKEKASEGLTRAVAMDCEMVGVGPKGEDSIVARVSIVNQFGKCVYDKYVKPTEEVTDYRTAVSGIRPENIKTGEDFKIVQKEVADILNGRILVGHALHNDLKVLFLDHPKKKIRDTQKYKPFRQRVKNARPSLKLLCERLLNVQVQTSEHCSVRIPSEHFWLKGARFRMPKQL, encoded by the exons ATGGCGGaggcgggcgcggaggggcccGCGGCCCGcaagaaaggcaagaggaagaaaTCCGGGCGCGGCCGCGGCAAGAGCGCGGCGGGTGCCCAGaagggccccggcgcggccgcgcccCCTCGCAGCCCGCAGGAGTTCTCGTCTAACTGGAAGGCCCTGCGGGAG TTACTGAAGCAAAAGGCAGATAGCTTTGATGAGCCCGACTCTGCATGTCAGAAACGCACTGGAAAGAAGCGTGTGCTCAAAGAAGGAAATACCCGAGAAGGCGCAGCTATCAACGGGAACGGGAACACGGTAAAATCCAAATCTGCAAATAAGATAAGCAACTGTTCTGCTAAGGACCATCCTCCTTTGGTAAATCCAAAACCCGAGAGCACTGCGATGGACAAGAATTCAAATGGCACCAAAAAGGATGGAACaggctgcaaagagaaaaagaaaaatggcaataTTGAAAAGGAACAGGGCGATATAAAACATAAAAGGAGGAAAGCTGAACAACATGTGGAGCAGCAGCCAAAAGA GGCTGACATCTGGTTTGATGACGTTGATCCAAAAGATATTGAAGCAGCAATAGGACCGGAAGCAGCAAAAGTTGCCAGAAGAAATCTGGGACTTGAAACAGGCCGATCCAAAGAGTCTGTGGAGCAGGTGCTGGTTAAAGAAAAGGCTTCTGAAGG GCTGACAAGAGCTGTAGCCATGGACTGTGAAATGGTGGGAGTGGGACCCAAGGGCGAGGACAGTATTGTGGCTCGCGTGTCCATTGTGAACCAGTTTGGAAAGTGCGTTTATGACAAGTATGTCAAGCCCACAGAAGAGGTGACTGATTACAGAACAGCTGTTAGTGGCATACGCCCTGAGAATATAAAGACAG GAGAGGACTTTAAAATAGTTCAGAAGGAGGTCGCTGACATCTTAAATGGACGGATTTTAGTCGGGCACGCTTTACACAATGACTTAAAG gtCCTATTTCTTGATCATCCTAAGAAGAAAATTCGTGACACACAAAAATACAAGCCTTTTAGGCAGAGAGTCAAG aacgCACGGCCATCACTGAAACTGCTCTGTGAGAGACTGCTGAATGTTCAAGTGCAGACATCAGAGCATTGTTCAGTACGTATCCCATCAGAACACTTCTGGCTAAAAGGAGCAAG ATTCAGGATGCCCAAGCAGCTATGA